TAAAAATAGATGTAATAGTGACAACTATTACATTCCTCTGTAAATATAACTACTTCTAATAATAAGGGAGTATTAACAATcgatgagtttgattgatattaGGATGCAAACTTTGCACATACTAGTGGGTCTACGGACCAGGTTATTCACGTGAACTCGAATCtgtattcaaaatttagagTACGTAAACATATAAACAAAaatgagatgtagagatttttaaGTCATTCCAAACGATTAAACTTGTTTGAAATTATCGAATACGATATCAAAACTcagttttttatcgattcgacgatgATCGATGTCGATGACGACAGGTGCCTGTCATTAGATCCTCGGCAAAATTTACACAGCAAGTTTGAGATGTCTCACGAATCTCTCCCTAATTTGATGTCAAAAGACACAAAATTGCGATCTATAGGATAACAAACAAACAAATGCAAATCGAATCATTTCAGGAATCTCATTACGTTTGGCAATAATTGTAAGGAAGTCAAAAAATAATTCTGTCAAAGAATGTGTATGTTTCCTTACAAAGAGAAAAATTCGTATTTAGCGTTTGTTAAAGTAATGTTTCAGatgtaaatttcaataaaatctataaagtagttacaaaaaacaaaattaaggGTTTGTCATTTAGGAAATAATGTTTGCATTTTAACACTAGATTCtagttaattttatattcagtgTTATTTAAATagataattaaacaattttaatttggagattggataatatggaaatttagagatttagaaatttggagaactgaaaatttcaaagaacaGAAATACAGAGGAtgcaaaatttaggaaattgaaaatttagaatgtttgcaatttagcaaacttaaaataagaaaatgtgtcatttttaaaaatgaatgatttgaagatttagaaatgtaggatcATGGAAacctagaaaattgaaaatttaggaaattgaaaatatagaaaatttgaattttggaagcagaaaattaaaaatatttgcagtttaaaaaattaaaaatttaaaaatttaagtaatgggaaatttagaactttagtgatttgaaatttaaaagtttgaaaatttagagagtggaaatttgagattataGAAAAAACGTACATCTGGAGAACAGgaaatttagataattaaaaatgattggGAAAAGTAGGTAattgaaagttaaaatattagtgattagaaaatttagtaaatgaaaatgtagcaatttagaaatttagagatttgaggttttgaaattttaaaaatttagaaatttctgtggaaaatttatacatttgaaacTCTTGATATAcatattgaaaagttgaaaattaagaaatctaatattttgaaaatttgaatatatacatataaacacaaaaatataaaaaatcggAGAAACTAAGATTATTCTTTTGATTTCCATTCCATCACTTCTCAATTGCAAGGTAACATAAGTGCTCGCATGCTCACACGTTTTGTTTTGTCCGATCAGAATCGATAGTCGTAGCATTCAACATCATCCATAATATGATAGAGATTTATAGCCGTTATCTATGGCTAGATCGAAGCATATGCACTTTTGCTTATCATCTTGTTCGTTACGGTTCACGATCATTCATCTTGCGTCATCGTACACATCGTTGAAAGAAAGTTTGATGTCATAGATCGGTTAAAGGCGTGGACGGGACATCCACGTGTTTCCGTTGATCAGAAAGGACGTCAAAAgagtgaataaaaataaaaaagaagggTGGAGAACCGCGCGTCGAATGCAACGAGTGGCAAAGTTTTGAGGCAGCTTTTTCTCTCGTTGCACGCTTTCTCATGCATTTCAAATGTACACCCGTCCTCCATGAAGTGAAGTTTTATCAGTCCGTGAATTTTCTTATTTGCCTCGACGCGTACAGACAGAGAATTTCCTGGCTGGAAGAGTAAATAGCGATCGTCGCGAAGCGAGAAAAAGGTTTTCCAACGTCTGGAAAATGGAACGTAATACTGGATGCGATTTACCTGGCTATTCTTGTCGAAGAAAATCATTTTTTCCTGTCTTACGAACATTCCTGTCTCGTTGTTCTACAGATGTTATTTGCACTTTGGTATTTCTTTCTGTCTACTTTTGTGTCTACCTTTTattctttcaaatataattcaaatataattttaaatatgaagaTTATACaactttttttgtttaaaaaacttGTGAAACtgaaggaaatttgggaatttggggaaattagaaaatttgaagatttgaatactTTGTATAtcgcaaatttgaaaaattgaaaaaattaaatagttgagaagtttttaaatttaagaaattttatattattgataagtgtagaaaattgagaatattttggaaaatagatgagtttgaaaaattgggaatttggaaatttgatgatttgaatattttaaatattggaaagtgtgggaaattttgtaatttagaaattgagaattttttgactttgaaaatttctaatttctgtttgaaaactttaaaatttaaaaattgggagattagtaaatttgtaaatttaaaaattttgaaattaagaattttttaaagctTAAACTTCTATTTGAAGATTCGCAAATTTCATCTGATAAAATAGAAATGATGAAAatagacaaaaataaaaataactgttcCATCACGTTAAATTTTAAGTAGCGGCCAGTTCATCGCATTAGCCAAgtatgcaatttaattttaaacaagtttTACAATAAAGTATGTTTGTGCTGGAGCCACCTTAAACAAGTCTTCAGTGACGTTCCATTTTCCGTTGGAAAAAGTTTTAAAACGCCTTTCTCCGGATCGAAAGTTCGTTAAGGCGCAGCGTGCCAGCAAGATGATCTACATTAGAGTGGCTCTCCCCTAAAGAGTCTCCGGAATGCACATTGGTGGTATGCACTGGTATGCCAGTGTCTGTCCCGGTCGAGTAGGAAGAAACTGAATGGGAGAAGCAATTTGGAAAGTCTGTGGACGCTGGGACAAAAGGAAAAGTGAGACATGAGCACGACATAACGGGTCGTATAAATCATCCGTCGGGTCGGCCAGTGGCCTTTGAGCAGTTACTATCCGCTGCTTTGGATGCTTTGAGCAGACCGGTACTCTCTTCTCCGTGTATCCTCCATCTCTCTCGATCGTTTACCGACTGACGATTGACCGACCGTCGACTCCTTAAGCTCGTTTCACAACATCGTCCTTTAAGCCTCTCATCTTCACATCGTCGATACACTGTTGCATCCgaagaaattttatataacagaTCTTCGCAGTTGCGTTTGATGGATTGCTACTACGATGCAAGCAACCGGTTGTCCTTGGTAATACGCGATTAATATTCATGGAAAATTGTATTATCTGTCAAGTTCCATCGAATTACACTGTTTCCTTTCGATAATTTGCATTCTATTTCCGTTTCTCTTTTTTAGTGGAAGAATTGTTGCTGGTTTATAATTtggtaaaataattgaaaattgtttaatgaattttacTGTAGTAGAGGGAAGTGTGTTATAATAGTGATGAGTGCAGATAGGAGGTATCCACCCTCACAAGAATAGTGAAATCCtaagattaatttataatttacatggTAAAATAAAGATATCTTTGtcgatatgttaattttattagatgtTTATCATGGTTCTTTGTTTTATTCTTGTTAAACAAATAAGTTTATCTTAAGTAAAGATATATATGAAGACAGGCCCtctaaaatttatatgaatagAAACCAGCgtaaacatttattttcattatgaaTTGAATATTTCTAAGGTACCTgggtccaaatttcaaaaatcacatctgaaagttttcaagttctataCTTTTAAAGTAGAATTTTCAGAAAtgagaaatttcaaagtcctagaattaaaaaattctttatttttacaatagtaagatctagaaattttagaCTTCAACAATCTTGCAATCCTTAGGactgaaagttaaaaaattgcaaacacTTAGTTCGAgaaggttttcaaatttcagactCCAGAGAAAgtagaatttcgaaattcccaagtcttaaatcataaaatgaacaaatttacatatcctaaactctcaaaatttcaaaactccagACTTATAGTCCTAAACTACTGAAAATGACAGATTTCAAGAACCCATAATTGTATGGCCCAAACATAACTGTTCAAAGACCCGAGaatccaaaatcaaaaaatcgcAAAATCTTATTGTCacaaaactcgaaaattttaaAGTCTCTTAGTCCACCCGTGATCCACTAGCTTataatgcaaatttaaaaaaacaatttcTCTAGTATTTGTAAACTTTTTACAATTCAACTTAACCTTGATATTTAAACCAATCCATTGAAAATAATCCAGTGACCTATCAACGTGTTGGACCCATACTGCGTATCTCTAACAAATTGCCCCTTTCCAGCACAGCTatagattcgactctgtatCGTGTTCGATATTAAAAGCATGCGTTACACCAAATTAGATACAGAAGCAGTACgcggtcgataattgactattaaCTCGGTGCAAAGCAGGCCGCAGCGAAAAATTTCGAGGAGCATTTTCGTCGCGTCATCGAGAGAAGTGTTTTGTTGGTGGCACGGTCAGAAGCTACAGGTGGGCCCCCCAACGCGCGCCCCCCTGTTGCGACGGACCTGAAGCTCGTCTCTCGTTTGGGTCACGTGACCGTATGCTTTCGAAGGGAACGCCGGTGGCTGGACGAAGGGTGGGGGAGGGACAAGAGGCAGTCCTATGTCCGCTACTCGGCTAAGCTGACGGCCCACGACACGGGGCACACTAGACGCGCCACGAGCTTCGTAAACGCACACAAAGAGGGTCACGTCTCGCTTATTATAATACCGTCGCATATGCACTCGCGAACGGGCGGTACGAGTTGGTCAAGTTCGATCGAAATTCCTCGGGGAAGAGAAAATGTGGTCGAACGGTGTTCCTTTTTCGCATTTTGTCTCGTGATCGGACGCGGAAGAGAGAGCCAGTCGTGCAAGTGCTATTAGCAAGGATAGGATGGACGCCTGCGGCATGTACCAAGTGAGTCTGAACGATCTCCCGCGGCTCAAAATGGCCTTGCTTTACCGTAACACTTCTCTCGTTGCCGAGATTTCCCGTAAACGGCTCGTCACCGTGAACGATCGCCACTTATTACCGTGGGATGACAGATGTCACGATGTTTTTGTTTAGACATACATACGTGCCACGTATTTCTGTCTCTTTCCCTCCGTGCGTGTTTGCTGGCCGCTCGATGTTGCGTGCGTGATGTCATGTCtggcaacctaacctaacttgcgAGTAGAGCTGTCTCCATCACGCCCATTCCTGGTACTATTCCGTGAACGAGCGACGCTCGTAAAGCACCGTGTTTTTGTCCTACATGTTTCTTGATCCCGTTCCTTGCAGCTTCCTACTGACGATTGACAGATCGATGTCGATCTATGGATGATAGATCGTTTCTCGTTGCTGTAGAATTTTTTTAACAGCACTAAATCGAACGGTGCATTGATATTTTGCCTTGGCATTGCACCATGCTTTTGTTTATATTCAAGATCATGTCGATACCTCATGACGAAGAATTTCttgatttgtattaaaattcATTCGGCATGGATATGTACCCATTACActtgaagaattttttcttcaaatcacaaactaataatataaacaaatttatttacaaaatagtgagtgatttcaaattattacttttttgtATTACTGCTCTGTTTAaatgatatttgaaatattgctTATTATATAGTTATAAAAAAATAGTGAAACATAATGTGAAAGCTATAACAGTGTTTGCATTTTAACATGTCGCCCACCTTTATCAGTACATGTTTGATACTGATATACTATTgagttacatttttacatttgcataTAATATTTACTCTTACAATTTATGCTTTTCATTTTGTAACTAAACAGtagttttaaattaatagaagtattattatcatatcttatacatttcatatttttgctATAACCATATTAGAGCATATTTgtgtatttttctatttcatgaCATTTCAGTTTCAAGAACATAcacattaaatttgtataaaaaaatctAAGACTGCATTATATGAAATATTCCATTAAAACTTAACAATATTGGTTGCTCCTATTgaataatatgtatttattgtaACATATAATTAACTAGGAAACCTATTTCTGATTTACAGTTTTCTCAAGGCCTGACAGGCAGGCCAGAGCTCTACCAAAAATCCAATAGAAGCAGCCATTCAAGTGACACGAGTTCGGCATACAGTGGATCAGACACAATGACATCCGTTCAAAGTTCATTGGATGCTGATGCAGATGATGTTGATCTGTCAGGGCTTGTTGAATCCATTGTGGATAGCGATGAAGAGGAAGATCTTGCAGAGAGTATGGATGTAAGGACACTCTTTAATTCTATATAAATTGTGTTAATACAATTACTCCCACAATTTAATGTGGTAAAATTAACTGTCATTggtattgtcaatttttcagaGTTTGACTGTTCGCGATCCTGTCAGAGAATGTTTAGAGAAAGATCCTATGGAAAGAACTGAGGATGATATAGAGACACTGTTAGAATTCACGCAACAATTGAAGGCCTTCACAAATATGACTTTGGCAGTAAGAAGAGCGCTGTGCGCTGTAATGGTGTTTGCTGTGGTAGAACGTGCTGGTATGATAGTTTTAAATGATGGCGAAGAATTGGACAGTTGGAGCGTACTCATTAATGGCGCAGTGGAGATTGAGCATAGTAATGGAGAAATTGAACAATTGCACCTTGGTGACAGTTTTGGAATCTTGCCAACTATGGAAAGGCTTTTGCATAGAGGTGTCATGAGAACAAAGTAAGTGTAGTGTCGaagattttcattatttatcaaagttcttattatttaatatgaGAGATATGTTGAGAGAAtccattttttcttttctagaTGCGACGACTGCCAGTTTGTATGCGTTACACAAGCGGATTACTTTAGAATTCAACATCAAGGGGAAGAGAACACCAGGAGGCACGAAGAAAACGGGAGAGTGATTTTGGTAACTGAGTTAAGGGGTGCTTTGGATGGTGGAGCACGAAGAGGTCATGTAGTGATTCGTGGAACTCCCGAACGTTTAATGTTACAACTTATTGAAGAAAACAGTATTACCGACCCCACTTATATAGAAGATTTCTTATTAACTCATCGAACATTTATTGATAGTCCTTTATTAGTTGCAAGTCAATTGTTAGAGTGGTTTGATCAAGCACAAGTTAGAGACAGAGTTGCTCGCGTAGTACTTCTTTGGGTAAACAATCATTTTACGGACTTTGAAACTGATCCGGCCATGATGGAATTTTTAGAAGCTTTTGAAGCTGGATTGGAGCGAGAGAAAATGCAAGGCCAGCAAAGGTATATCTTATTTTCACTTTACTCTCCTCGAATTTTACATCTACTACGACACAATATAATTGAAATATCGTTAAATcattacagattattaaatatCGCGTGTGCTGCAAAAGCGAGGACGCGGAATGTAACATTAGCAAGGCCTTCCAGAGATGATATCTtgcattttagtattttaggggGATATGAAAGGggttttggtatttttatttcaaaagttgataAAAAATCGAAAGCTGAAGACGTCGGTTTAAAACGAGGCGATCAGATTTTAGAAGTAAACGGACAAAGCTTTGAGCATGTGAGTCATGCCAGGGCTCTCGAAATTTTAAGAGGATCCACTCATCTCAGTATAACTGTTAAATCCAATTTACTTGGTATGTGCCACCTTTTAAAATTAAGAATCGTGTACGTTACTCTTTTTATACGAGCAATAAATTACTGTTGTAGCGTTTAAAGAAATGCTTCAGATGCCAGACGATTCGCCGAGGCCGCGTGGAAGAGCAAATAAACCTGAGATTTCAAGACTACAAACTGATCCGCGTGCAAGGTTGTCTACGCACGTGGATCCGATAACTCCAGTAAATCCTCTGGTGGGCGGTGTTCCATTATTAATTCCCGATTCAAATGTTTCTCCGTGTAAAGACGCTAAAAAGGAACATAAAGGATTCATGACCCTTGGACCGAAAAGAAGATTACAGAAAGCTCTAATGAAGATGAATATACTGCCAAAGAATACTATTAAGTAAGTATTATAAGTACAattctattattaaatttctgaacattagaatgtatttaaattacattctaataataagtaaattgaaattcataaatttaaatttctaaatagtgCTATTCTTTTTTACAGCGATGGTGTACATGTAGATGATCCCCTCGCACCTCCTCACACACCACCGGGAACAACAGGACTTGCACAGACTACAACAAACCTTTATCACTCCAAAAGTAATCCTGATCTTACGTCGTTGTATTGCTACGATGACTTAAGGGCGCCTGACTACCCTGAACACgttttaaaagtttataaagCCGATCAAACTTGTAAATATCTTCTTATTCACAAAGAAACAACAGCGCACGAGGTAAATACATTTGACACAAGACAATATGTACCTtactaaaaatttctatttatatgCTACTATATCGTTTTTAGGTGGTTATGCTAGCTCTCCAAGAATTTGGTATAACCGAGAGCAGTTCGAATTTTTCTTTAGCAGAAGTTAGCGTCGGAGAAGGGGGTATGATTAAACAACGTAGGTTACCGGATCAATTACAGAATCTCGCGGAACGAATTGGCTTGAGTTCtcgatattatttaaaaaccaATGGTATTTCGGAGACTCTCGTAGCGGACGAACAAGCACCTGAATTGATCCGTGAATCTCAGGTTCATTTTTTGCAATTGAATGCAGTTGAAGTTGCCATTCAGCTAACTTTACAAGATTTTAGTATATTCAGGTAAATTGAATGCTTATCATGAATGTCTCTTTTCatgctattatttattttgtaagtaAGAGTATATTCATGCAAATGTTGTTATTAGGCAAATTGAATCTACGGAATACGTGGATGATTTGTTTGAGCTGAAAAGCAGATACGGAGTACCTATGCTTAGGCAGTTTGCGGAACTAGTCAACAGAGAAATGTTTTGGGTTGTGACAGAAGTTTGTTCTGAGCACAATCTTGTTCGacgtagtaaaataataaaacagttcATAAAAATAGCTCGTGAGTTTTGTTACTTATGAGTCATTTAAATGTACACATTTTTGCAATACACTTTTTCATGTTTTCATTTGTAAACAGGACAATGTAAAgagtgtaaaaatttcaattcaatgtTTGCAATTGTGTCCGGTTTGGGACATGGAGCCGTCTCAAGATTGCGAGCATCTTGGGAAAAACTGCCAAGTAAATATCAGAGGCTCTTTAGCGATCTACAGGAATTAATGGATCCCAGCCGCAACATGAGTAAATACCGGCAATTGGTGGCATCTGAACAAACACAACCTCCCATAGTAAGTTAATACTTTCTTGTACAAATTATCCAGTTATTGAGTAGTGTAATAAAACATCgtgtttcattttctttcaGATTCCATTTTATCCAGTAGTGAAGAAAGACCTGACGTTCATACATCTGGGAAATGATTCCAGGGTAGAAAGCTtggtaaattttgaaaaattacgaATGATCGCGAAAGAAGTGAGAACGTTGACGAACATGTGTTCCTCGCCTTACGACTTGTCTATAATGTTAGAAAGGGGTGGTCAACCACCCAGTTCAGCTATGGTCGCCTTAAATCAAATGACTACGGGGAATCAAGGTAATACAATTCGAATTTGTAGAAACAGAGCAAGAATTGTGACATTTCGTTTTTACTAACAGTGTTGCAATGTCCAGGAGGACAAACAGCAACAGTGAAAAGACGAAAAAAGTCGACCGCAGCGCCAAATCCGAAGAAAATGTTCGAGGAGGCGCAGATGGTTCGAAGAGTGAAAGCATATCTCGCTAATATGAAAGTTATCACGGATGAGGAGCGGTTACACGCTCTTTCCGTGGAGTGTGAACCTCATGCAGGAGCTGTTGCAGTAGCTGCTGCGGTACCTCTTAGTACAAGCAGAGGAAGAAGGCATCCTTCTCCTACTTTATCAACCACTAGCAGTGCCAGTAGCACGAGCGAAGGTAGAAAGAGTATACaaggtaaatttattttatattgctgAGTGTATAAGTTCCCGCGATACCGTAGAACAAAGAAGGCACTAAATATCAAAACTGTCtactaaatttattgaaaataagttAGTGTGTTAATTTAGACTGCGGGAACTCATTTacacattttataaatattagttGTTATAGAATGAAACTAATTGTAACTTGTACGTTTAGGCACAAAGTTCGGAGCAGCATCGCCACAGGCGGTACGAAAAATGTTGGCGCTCTCCGATCCTCACAAAACTCGTCCATACCAACCTAAACATTGTCCACCACCGCTTCCAGTGCCAGGATTAGCGTTGCATTCCAGCGGACTGGAGCCTAGTCCTGGTGCACCTAGGAGAGTAGGATCTGGTAGCCGAGTTCCTATGCATGAGCGATCCCATAGCGATACTCCTTCC
This Megachile rotundata isolate GNS110a chromosome 7, iyMegRotu1, whole genome shotgun sequence DNA region includes the following protein-coding sequences:
- the LOC100884044 gene encoding rap guanine nucleotide exchange factor 2 isoform X14 codes for the protein MIVIDYPEVHGGRMHRPPHPHPITDHRQVNLVFDDTFSQGLTGRPELYQKSNRSSHSSDTSSAYSGSDTMTSVQSSLDADADDVDLSGLVESIVDSDEEEDLAESMDSLTVRDPVRECLEKDPMERTEDDIETLLEFTQQLKAFTNMTLAVRRALCAVMVFAVVERAGMIVLNDGEELDSWSVLINGAVEIEHSNGEIEQLHLGDSFGILPTMERLLHRGVMRTKCDDCQFVCVTQADYFRIQHQGEENTRRHEENGRVILVTELRGALDGGARRGHVVIRGTPERLMLQLIEENSITDPTYIEDFLLTHRTFIDSPLLVASQLLEWFDQAQVRDRVARVVLLWVNNHFTDFETDPAMMEFLEAFEAGLEREKMQGQQRLLNIACAAKARTRNVTLARPSRDDILHFSILGGYERGFGIFISKVDKKSKAEDVGLKRGDQILEVNGQSFEHVSHARALEILRGSTHLSITVKSNLLAFKEMLQMPDDSPRPRGRANKPEISRLQTDPRARLSTHVDPITPVNPLVGGVPLLIPDSNVSPCKDAKKEHKGFMTLGPKRRLQKALMKMNILPKNTINDGVHVDDPLAPPHTPPGTTGLAQTTTNLYHSKSNPDLTSLYCYDDLRAPDYPEHVLKVYKADQTCKYLLIHKETTAHEVVMLALQEFGITESSSNFSLAEVSVGEGGMIKQRRLPDQLQNLAERIGLSSRYYLKTNGISETLVADEQAPELIRESQVHFLQLNAVEVAIQLTLQDFSIFRQIESTEYVDDLFELKSRYGVPMLRQFAELVNREMFWVVTEVCSEHNLVRRSKIIKQFIKIARQCKECKNFNSMFAIVSGLGHGAVSRLRASWEKLPSKYQRLFSDLQELMDPSRNMSKYRQLVASEQTQPPIIPFYPVVKKDLTFIHLGNDSRVESLVNFEKLRMIAKEVRTLTNMCSSPYDLSIMLERGGQPPSSAMVALNQMTTGNQVLQCPGGQTATVKRRKKSTAAPNPKKMFEEAQMVRRVKAYLANMKVITDEERLHALSVECEPHAGAVAVAAAVPLSTSRGRRHPSPTLSTTSSASSTSEGRKSIQGTKFGAASPQAVRKMLALSDPHKTRPYQPKHCPPPLPVPGLALHSSGLEPSPGAPRRVGSGSRVPMHERSHSDTPSSLPPPVDLSAESSSVTSLSNLQPLRKTLTSGSVTSSDSGHSTQLDSHSGSSVEAGGSPPPPQRRHSAMQGSVLRGGAPPFPHAVAVLPPLPANHNQNHNHNHHHHHHHHHQHYYDHHHHQPQNPQGTTGLGVGVGLGVTAVHPPPGAGTTIMTTMSTITTMTSMTTIRPGIGSTQCRQPPAYKVAAQMARLHRLGRAHSHEGVTYRTDHEDDDEDAQVSAV
- the LOC100884044 gene encoding rap guanine nucleotide exchange factor 2 isoform X11; protein product: MHKHTSQLRGPSGTGSGHHVANRGPVRRWNSFHGGGSVGGGASNFNDTVGNGNLPSGMISKASQEPFRAVPRAVQALRSESVDRSHRVQPPPPPAFPRRRFSVCFGKRTGGSARRPNECFVLEPSEMIVIDYPEVHGGRMHRPPHPHPITDHRQVNLVFDDTFSQGLTGRPELYQKSNRSSHSSDTSSAYSGSDTMTSVQSSLDADADDVDLSGLVESIVDSDEEEDLAESMDSLTVRDPVRECLEKDPMERTEDDIETLLEFTQQLKAFTNMTLAVRRALCAVMVFAVVERAGMIVLNDGEELDSWSVLINGAVEIEHSNGEIEQLHLGDSFGILPTMERLLHRGVMRTKCDDCQFVCVTQADYFRIQHQGEENTRRHEENGRVILVTELRGALDGGARRGHVVIRGTPERLMLQLIEENSITDPTYIEDFLLTHRTFIDSPLLVASQLLEWFDQAQVRDRVARVVLLWVNNHFTDFETDPAMMEFLEAFEAGLEREKMQGQQRLLNIACAAKARTRNVTLARPSRDDILHFSILGGYERGFGIFISKVDKKSKAEDVGLKRGDQILEVNGQSFEHVSHARALEILRGSTHLSITVKSNLLAFKEMLQMPDDSPRPRGRANKPEISRLQTDPRARLSTHVDPITPVNPLVGGVPLLIPDSNVSPCKDAKKEHKGFMTLGPKRRLQKALMKMNILPKNTINDGVHVDDPLAPPHTPPGTTGLAQTTTNLYHSKSNPDLTSLYCYDDLRAPDYPEHVLKVYKADQTCKYLLIHKETTAHEVVMLALQEFGITESSSNFSLAEVSVGEGGMIKQRRLPDQLQNLAERIGLSSRYYLKTNGISETLVADEQAPELIRESQVHFLQLNAVEVAIQLTLQDFSIFRQIESTEYVDDLFELKSRYGVPMLRQFAELVNREMFWVVTEVCSEHNLVRRSKIIKQFIKIARQCKECKNFNSMFAIVSGLGHGAVSRLRASWEKLPSKYQRLFSDLQELMDPSRNMSKYRQLVASEQTQPPIIPFYPVVKKDLTFIHLGNDSRVESLVNFEKLRMIAKEVRTLTNMCSSPYDLSIMLERGGQPPSSAMVALNQMTTGNQVLQCPGGQTATVKRRKKSTAAPNPKKMFEEAQMVRRVKAYLANMKVITDEERLHALSVECEPHAGAVAVAAAVPLSTSRGRRHPSPTLSTTSSASSTSEGRKSIQGTKFGAASPQAVRKMLALSDPHKTRPYQPKHCPPPLPVPGLALHSSGLEPSPGAPRRVGSGSRVPMHERSHSDTPSSLPPPVDLSAESSSVTSLSNLQPLRKTLTSGSVTSSDSGHSTQLDSHSGSSVEAGGSPPPPQRRHSAMQGSVLRGGAPPFPHAVAVLPPLPANHNQNHNHNHHHHHHHHHQHYYDHHHHQPQNPQDDEDAQVSAV
- the LOC100884044 gene encoding rap guanine nucleotide exchange factor 2 isoform X8, with amino-acid sequence MHKHTSQLRGPSGTGSGHHVANRGPVRRWNSFHGGGSVGGGASNFNDTVGNGNLPSGMISKASQEPFRAVPRAVQALRSESVDRSHRVQPPPPPAFPRRRFSVCFGKRTGGSARRPNECFVLEPSEMIVIDYPEVHGGRMHRPPHPHPITDHRQVNLVFDDTFSQGLTGRPELYQKSNRSSHSSDTSSAYSGSDTMTSVQSSLDADADDVDLSGLVESIVDSDEEEDLAESMDSLTVRDPVRECLEKDPMERTEDDIETLLEFTQQLKAFTNMTLAVRRALCAVMVFAVVERAGMIVLNDGEELDSWSVLINGAVEIEHSNGEIEQLHLGDSFGILPTMERLLHRGVMRTKCDDCQFVCVTQADYFRIQHQGEENTRRHEENGRVILVTELRGALDGGARRGHVVIRGTPERLMLQLIEENSITDPTYIEDFLLTHRTFIDSPLLVASQLLEWFDQAQVRDRVARVVLLWVNNHFTDFETDPAMMEFLEAFEAGLEREKMQGQQRLLNIACAAKARTRNVTLARPSRDDILHFSILGGYERGFGIFISKVDKKSKAEDVGLKRGDQILEVNGQSFEHVSHARALEILRGSTHLSITVKSNLLAFKEMLQMPDDSPRPRGRANKPEISRLQTDPRARLSTHVDPITPVNPLVGGVPLLIPDSNVSPCKDAKKEHKGFMTLGPKRRLQKALMKMNILPKNTINDGVHVDDPLAPPHTPPGTTGLAQTTTNLYHSKSNPDLTSLYCYDDLRAPDYPEHVLKVYKADQTCKYLLIHKETTAHEVVMLALQEFGITESSSNFSLAEVSVGEGGMIKQRRLPDQLQNLAERIGLSSRYYLKTNGISETLVADEQAPELIRESQVHFLQLNAVEVAIQLTLQDFSIFRQIESTEYVDDLFELKSRYGVPMLRQFAELVNREMFWVVTEVCSEHNLVRRSKIIKQFIKIARQCKECKNFNSMFAIVSGLGHGAVSRLRASWEKLPSKYQRLFSDLQELMDPSRNMSKYRQLVASEQTQPPIIPFYPVVKKDLTFIHLGNDSRVESLVNFEKLRMIAKEVRTLTNMCSSPYDLSIMLERGGQPPSSAMVALNQMTTGNQVLQCPGGQTATVKRRKKSTAAPNPKKMFEEAQMVRRVKAYLANMKVITDEERLHALSVECEPHAGAVAVAAAVPLSTSRGRRHPSPTLSTTSSASSTSEGRKSIQGTKFGAASPQAVRKMLALSDPHKTRPYQPKHCPPPLPVPGLALHSSGLEPSPGAPRRVGSGSRVPMHERSHSDTPSSLPPPVDLSAESSSVTSLSNLQPLRKTLTSGSVTSSDSGHSTQLDSHSGSSVEAGGSPPPPQRRHSAMQGTTGLGVGVGLGVTAVHPPPGAGTTIMTTMSTITTMTSMTTIRPGIGSTQCRQPPAYKVAAQMARLHRLGRAHSHEGVTYRTDHEDDDEDAQVSAV